The candidate division WOR-3 bacterium genomic interval TCCCTGGACAACTGCTTGTCGAAATCGGGAAGGCTGTGCGAAAAATGAATTTTGTCTGAAAGGTTGTTTTTGTTGAGTACTTCAACGAGCGAATCATAATAGCTCTCGATGAAATAGGCGTATTTCCGCATGTGGTTTCCCCATTCGGAAATTTCAATTAAATTCCTCTGAAGAGGAGTGAGTAACTTGTGCTCGGTGCTTTTCAAAGTCCCTGTATTTGTTTGCCTTTTTCGTAACCTATTTCAAACGCCTGCAAATTCAGGTCTTCTGTGCCTTTTGGAACCCTTGACTTTATGGCTTCTTTCACGGAATCTACCGTTAGAATATTCGATATGTTTATGACAAGCCCAAGGGCTATCATGTTTGCGACAATGGGTTTTTTGAGTTCGTTGATAGCAATGTCGGTGATATCGGATGAAAAAAACCTCACGCCTTCGATTTCTCTCGGAGAATGGACGAGTTCTTTGTCGTATAAAACTACGCCGCCTTTTTTTGTCATATCCGAATACTTGTCAAAAGCTTCTTGTGTCATCGCTAAAAGAAAATCAACTTGTCCCGCTTTAGGGTAATCTATGTCTTCGTCGGAAATTATCACTTCGCTTCTGCTCGCTCCGCCCCTTGATTCGGGGCCGTATGATTGACTTTGTGTCGCGTTGAGGTCGGAAAATATAGCGGCCGCCTCGGCCAATATTTTGCCTATCAAGATAAGGCCCTGCCCTCCTGCTCCGCTTAAACGTATTTCGTATCTAAAAGACATTTCAAGTCCCCTTTTAAAATTTTTTAAGAACTTTCAATATATCCTCAGGATGCATGGATTCGCCGTCGTATCTGTTCGCTCCCAAAACTTTTACCCTTCCGGAGACGGCATTTTCGACTTCGTGAAGCGCCTGCCCCATGTTCATTTCCGCTACGATTATTCCCTTTAGGTTTTCAGTCAGAGCGAAAATTTCTTTGTCGGGAAAAGGCCAAAGGGTCAGCGCTTTCATCAATCCGACCTTAAATCCCTGTTCTCTCGCCATTTTCAAAGCTTTTCTCGAACACCTCGCCGAACTGCCGAAAGAAAATATCAAGTATTCCGCGTCTTTAACGTCTATAAGTTCCGTCATGACTGTTGAGTTTCTGGCCAGGTCGAATTTTTTACGCCATCTGTCTTTCAGGGCTTTGATCTTTTCGTTGTCGTTTGTCGGAAAACCCGTCTCATCGTGCATGAGTCCGGTGACGTGGTGCCTGTACCCGCTTCCGAAATCAGCCATTGGAGGAACGCCGTCCTCGGTGTCCTCGTATGGCCTGAAATTCTCATGCTTGACGGAAGGCCTCTTTCTTTCAACCACTTCAATCTGCCCAGGTTCGGGAAGGACCATTTTTTCGGTCATATGTCCCACTATTTCGTCCATTAAAAGAATCACAGGCGACCTGTATTTTTCTGAGAGGTTGAAAGCTTTCACTGTCAGGTCAAACGTCTCTTGGACGCTCGAAGGGGAAAGGACTATTATAAAATGGTCTCCATGGGTTCCCCATCTGCTCTGCATCAGATCTTCCTGAGACGGCATCGTAGGGCTTCCGGTCGAAGGTCCTCCGCGCTGAACGTTGACAATGACGCATGGAATTTCGGCGTTACAAGCGTATCCTATGTTTTCCTGCTTTAGGCTGAAACCAGGTCCTGAAGTCGCGGTTAAAGACTTCACCCCGTTGAGACTCGCGCCAATCACAGCGGCTATAGAGGCTATTTCATCCTCCATCTGTATGAATTTACCCCCGAGTTGAGGCAGCAAAACCGCCATTTCCTCAGCTATTTCGCTCGAGGGCGTGATTGGATATCCGGCAAAAAACCTGCAGCCGGCTATAATAGCGCCGTAGGCGCAGGCTTCGTTGCCGTGCATCATTTTTTTTATCATCAATCCTCCTGTCTTTTCAGACTTATTTCAACCAAACTTTTTTTAGCCAATTTTACGTACTCAACAGCAGATTCGGTTATTTTTTGTACCTCTTTGTCGGTGAGTTGCCTCTTAATCTTTGCCGGAATTCCCGCCACAAGGCTGTTTTTAGGAATTTCCTGATTTTCAAGGACCACAGAACCCGCGGCTACTATTGAATTGTCGTTTATTTTTGCGCCGTCGAGTATTATGGCGCCCATACCGATCAATATATTGTCTCCAATTACGCATCCGTGGATTATTGCACCATGCCCGACCGTTACATTTTTCCCGACAACAACAGGCAATTCATGGGTTACATGCACAAGACAGCCGTCTTGAATATTAGTGTTCTCGCCTATTTGGATATAGTTGATGTCCCCTCTCAGGACCGCGCACGGCCATACATTGGCGTTTTCGCCAAGCCTGACATCTCCTTCGAGGACGGATTTGTCACTCAAGTATTTTTTTTGCAATTTGTCCTCACTTTCCGAATATTCTTAGACCATTTTCCGAAAAAAAAGTCAAAACACCTGAAAAAACAAAAAAGTCCGACATGACCGAACTGTCTGTGAAAATTCTCATGGTTTCACCATTGTAATCTACAACGGATAAAAAACTATCTCCAGCCAAAACAATAGCGTTTTCAAAAAGCAGAGGTTTTCCATACAGATCTTCTCTTTGCCAGGACAATCTCCCTTCTTTCGCATCGAAGAGAAAACAGTTCTTTTCACCCTCAAAAAGGGAGGAGACCACTATTTTATTTTCCTTGACGGCGACAAAACAAGGCGATGATATTCGCGGCATCGAAAGTTTTCCGTCTAAAAAACCTGTCTCGGGGTCCAGGATGTGAAAACTGCCTTCACAGTCGAGAAAGGCGGGTTTGGATCTGAAAACTACCGGAACCGATCTTATGGGGAAAAAATTTCCCGTGAAATAGCTCCAGAGAAACTCTAAATCTTCAAAATCAAGGCAAACCAGTTTTCC includes:
- a CDS encoding 2-oxoacid:acceptor oxidoreductase family protein produces the protein MSFRYEIRLSGAGGQGLILIGKILAEAAAIFSDLNATQSQSYGPESRGGASRSEVIISDEDIDYPKAGQVDFLLAMTQEAFDKYSDMTKKGGVVLYDKELVHSPREIEGVRFFSSDITDIAINELKKPIVANMIALGLVINISNILTVDSVKEAIKSRVPKGTEDLNLQAFEIGYEKGKQIQGL
- a CDS encoding gamma carbonic anhydrase family protein is translated as MQKKYLSDKSVLEGDVRLGENANVWPCAVLRGDINYIQIGENTNIQDGCLVHVTHELPVVVGKNVTVGHGAIIHGCVIGDNILIGMGAIILDGAKINDNSIVAAGSVVLENQEIPKNSLVAGIPAKIKRQLTDKEVQKITESAVEYVKLAKKSLVEISLKRQED
- a CDS encoding 2-oxoacid:acceptor oxidoreductase subunit alpha codes for the protein MIKKMMHGNEACAYGAIIAGCRFFAGYPITPSSEIAEEMAVLLPQLGGKFIQMEDEIASIAAVIGASLNGVKSLTATSGPGFSLKQENIGYACNAEIPCVIVNVQRGGPSTGSPTMPSQEDLMQSRWGTHGDHFIIVLSPSSVQETFDLTVKAFNLSEKYRSPVILLMDEIVGHMTEKMVLPEPGQIEVVERKRPSVKHENFRPYEDTEDGVPPMADFGSGYRHHVTGLMHDETGFPTNDNEKIKALKDRWRKKFDLARNSTVMTELIDVKDAEYLIFSFGSSARCSRKALKMAREQGFKVGLMKALTLWPFPDKEIFALTENLKGIIVAEMNMGQALHEVENAVSGRVKVLGANRYDGESMHPEDILKVLKKF